A stretch of Chitinophaga caeni DNA encodes these proteins:
- a CDS encoding ATP-dependent helicase, whose translation MNANYLDELNDRQREAVSHINGPLMIVAGAGSGKTKVLTTRIAHLMNNGVDAFNILALTFTNKAAREMKERIERILGGHEARNLYIGTFHSVFARLLRTDAPKMGYPNDFTIYDADDAKSVVKTIINELNLDDKHYKPNLVYNRISAAKNSLMSPQEYQHDYYIQQEDQRSGRPMIGKIYDMYAKRCFKNGAMDFDDLLYKFYVLLKSFPEVLSKYQHKFRYIMIDEYQDTNPAQYEIIKLLGAVHENIAVVGDDAQSIYSFRGATIQNILQFEKDYDDVKVVKLEQNYRCTKSILDVANQVIKNNKGQIEKSLWTDNDQGEKIRLVRTSTDNEEGKFVADTIAEQKLRNHYSNREFAILYRTNAQSRAFEESLRRMNIPYRIYGGLSFYQRKEIKDFVAYLRVIINPRDEEALKRIINYPARGIGKTTIDKLTLLSNTHDLTFWEVLSSAGNFGFRSGTLEAIDGFVTMIKSFQSQLEKSNAYDVAVQVGKSTNIVKELFNDKTTEGLARYENVQELLNSIKEFTETPTEDGELLEKTLGAYLQQITLLTDADQGNDEDSDVVKLMTIHAAKGLEFPVVFSVGLEETLFPNSMAINSREELEEERRLFYVAITRAKSKLWITYANSRYRFGNLVQNESSRFIDEIPPQHLDRSYAGGGVRNMGSTPSWGGGNGLFDRSNRKPAPGHKTTTSIGTNPNPGPRPATTVTNHVPTEGFAPDDPVNMEVGMKVEHQKFGFGTITSMDGAPNNRIATVNFPAAGGDKKIMLNYAKLMIIK comes from the coding sequence ATGAATGCAAACTACCTCGATGAACTGAATGATCGGCAGCGTGAAGCCGTTTCCCATATCAACGGTCCGCTTATGATTGTTGCAGGTGCTGGATCTGGTAAAACTAAAGTACTCACAACACGTATCGCGCACCTAATGAACAATGGTGTGGATGCTTTTAATATCCTAGCGTTAACCTTTACCAACAAGGCCGCCAGGGAAATGAAAGAACGTATTGAAAGGATCTTGGGTGGACATGAAGCCCGTAACTTATATATCGGTACTTTCCACTCCGTATTTGCCCGTTTACTTAGGACGGATGCACCCAAAATGGGCTATCCGAACGATTTTACCATATACGATGCAGATGATGCCAAGAGTGTCGTTAAAACCATCATCAACGAGTTGAACCTCGATGATAAACATTATAAACCCAACTTGGTATACAACCGTATCTCGGCTGCTAAAAACAGCCTTATGAGCCCGCAAGAATACCAGCATGATTATTATATCCAGCAGGAAGATCAAAGATCCGGCAGACCGATGATCGGCAAGATTTACGATATGTATGCCAAGCGCTGCTTTAAAAATGGCGCGATGGATTTCGATGACCTGCTTTACAAGTTTTACGTGCTGCTCAAGAGTTTCCCGGAAGTGCTGAGCAAATACCAGCACAAGTTCCGGTATATCATGATCGATGAGTATCAGGATACGAACCCCGCGCAGTATGAAATCATCAAGCTGTTGGGCGCCGTACATGAAAATATTGCAGTCGTGGGAGATGATGCCCAAAGTATCTATTCTTTCCGCGGGGCTACCATCCAGAATATTTTACAGTTCGAGAAAGATTATGATGATGTGAAAGTGGTTAAGCTTGAACAAAACTACCGCTGTACCAAATCGATCCTCGACGTGGCCAACCAAGTTATTAAAAACAATAAGGGCCAGATCGAGAAAAGCCTGTGGACGGATAATGACCAGGGCGAAAAAATTCGATTGGTTCGTACTTCGACGGATAATGAAGAAGGTAAATTCGTAGCGGATACTATCGCGGAACAGAAGTTGAGAAACCATTATTCCAACCGGGAATTTGCCATATTATACCGCACCAACGCGCAAAGCCGTGCTTTCGAGGAAAGCTTGCGGAGGATGAATATCCCCTACCGCATTTACGGTGGATTGTCGTTTTACCAAAGAAAAGAAATCAAGGACTTCGTAGCTTATTTAAGGGTGATCATCAACCCGCGAGATGAAGAAGCGTTAAAAAGGATTATCAACTACCCAGCCAGGGGCATCGGTAAAACGACGATCGATAAGCTGACGTTGTTGAGCAATACCCATGACCTTACTTTTTGGGAAGTATTATCCAGCGCCGGTAATTTCGGATTCCGCTCCGGTACGCTCGAAGCGATTGATGGTTTCGTAACTATGATCAAAAGCTTCCAAAGCCAATTGGAGAAAAGCAACGCTTATGATGTAGCCGTGCAAGTAGGTAAATCCACCAACATTGTTAAAGAACTTTTCAACGATAAAACTACGGAAGGCTTGGCCCGTTATGAAAACGTGCAAGAGTTGTTGAACTCGATCAAAGAGTTCACCGAAACGCCTACCGAAGATGGTGAGTTGCTGGAAAAAACCTTGGGCGCTTATTTACAACAGATCACATTGTTGACAGATGCCGATCAAGGGAATGATGAAGATAGCGATGTTGTTAAACTAATGACCATCCACGCAGCCAAAGGATTGGAATTTCCGGTCGTGTTTTCGGTAGGATTAGAAGAAACTTTATTCCCCAATAGCATGGCTATCAACTCAAGGGAAGAGCTAGAAGAAGAAAGGAGATTATTTTACGTGGCTATCACCCGTGCCAAGTCTAAGTTATGGATCACTTATGCGAATAGCCGTTACCGCTTCGGTAACCTCGTTCAAAATGAATCCAGCCGTTTTATCGATGAAATTCCACCGCAACACCTGGATCGCAGCTACGCGGGTGGCGGTGTTCGTAATATGGGAAGCACACCCTCATGGGGAGGTGGTAATGGTTTGTTTGATCGCTCGAACCGTAAACCGGCCCCGGGGCATAAAACAACTACTTCGATCGGTACCAACCCCAATCCCGGCCCCAGGCCAGCTACTACTGTCACTAATCACGTTCCAACGGAAGGGTTTGCCCCTGATGACCCGGTAAACATGGAAGTAGGTATGAAAGTAGAGCACCAAAAATTTGGTTTCGGAACGATTACGAGCATGGATGGCGCGCCGAATAACCGGATTGCTACCGTGAATTTCCCGGCAGCAGGAGGGGATAAAAAGATCATGTTGAACTATGCCAAATTGATGATTATTAAATAA
- a CDS encoding DUF4136 domain-containing protein yields MKRILILTIVITAALLYSCSSTRVLQHEGVDGFSINQYKTYQFYEIDSTAADSSNMENYKKGIAMLEDAISKQLATRGLTRTSNNPDLLVNIGLVVNEKIQTRQTDFRTDAPRYMGQRRYSWKSEEVEVGRYKEGTVNIHLVDPKSEKLLWQGTVSDVITKKSSSLPAQADKAMEALFSKLP; encoded by the coding sequence ATGAAAAGAATCTTGATTTTAACTATTGTTATTACCGCCGCCTTACTTTATTCCTGTAGCTCTACGAGGGTGTTACAACATGAAGGGGTCGATGGATTTTCGATCAATCAGTATAAGACTTACCAATTTTACGAGATCGATTCCACCGCCGCGGATTCCAGCAACATGGAAAATTACAAGAAAGGCATCGCGATGTTGGAAGATGCGATTTCCAAACAATTAGCCACCAGGGGTTTAACACGGACATCTAATAATCCCGATCTCCTCGTTAACATAGGCCTCGTCGTAAATGAAAAAATACAAACCCGGCAAACCGACTTTAGGACAGACGCCCCCCGTTACATGGGGCAACGCCGCTATTCCTGGAAAAGCGAAGAAGTGGAAGTGGGACGTTACAAAGAAGGTACGGTAAACATTCACCTGGTAGATCCCAAAAGCGAGAAACTGCTCTGGCAAGGAACGGTTTCTGATGTTATTACCAAGAAGTCATCCAGCTTGCCAGCACAAGCCGATAAAGCCATGGAAGCACTTTTCAGTAAATTACCATAA
- a CDS encoding M28 family peptidase: MKRTTQLTAGLLVLALAAQAQMKSPDAAIKQFGNTITAADLKKQLYIVAGPGMEGRETGTAGQRKAADYIRDQFKAFGLQPGANGEWFQYYSLFQDVLESSQINIGGTNYEFAKDFYASLKDSKSESLTVNNTVLAGYADKPLQGNYKGKAVVFLQDAPQPGMRRRMNPVDQVKDVVKDAKVVMFVMNNSSMANISRIADRLKRSGLYMGQADEQESQNVYFISETMAAAIFGQAAFDTYKASPKESLKSLESKTPLEIELKKKTDETKSSNVLGYLEGTDKKDEIVFITAHYDHLGTHDGQIYYGADDDGSGTVSVIEMAQAFTEAKKAGHGPRRSMVFMTVSGEEKGLLGSRYYTEHPIYPLEKTVVDLNIDMVGRVDPAKVADTNYIYIIGDDKLSSELRPISEAANKITNLELDYKYNDPNDPNRFYYRSDHYMFAQHNIPIIFYFNGVHEDYHKPTDTVDKIHYELMAKRAQLVFYTAWEIANREDKLPVDRHEK, from the coding sequence ATGAAAAGAACAACGCAATTGACCGCGGGACTGTTAGTGCTGGCTCTTGCTGCCCAGGCGCAAATGAAGTCCCCCGATGCTGCCATCAAGCAGTTTGGGAACACAATTACGGCGGCCGATCTCAAAAAGCAATTATATATCGTGGCTGGACCAGGAATGGAAGGCCGGGAAACAGGTACTGCCGGGCAACGCAAAGCGGCGGATTATATCCGCGATCAATTCAAAGCATTCGGTTTGCAACCAGGGGCTAATGGCGAATGGTTCCAGTATTATTCCCTCTTCCAAGATGTTCTGGAAAGCAGTCAAATCAATATTGGCGGCACGAATTATGAGTTTGCCAAGGATTTTTACGCTTCCTTGAAGGACAGCAAAAGCGAATCTCTCACGGTAAATAATACCGTGCTTGCCGGTTATGCAGATAAACCCTTACAAGGAAATTATAAAGGGAAGGCCGTGGTGTTTTTACAAGATGCCCCGCAACCTGGAATGAGAAGGAGGATGAACCCTGTTGACCAGGTTAAGGATGTTGTGAAGGATGCCAAGGTCGTGATGTTCGTAATGAATAATAGCTCCATGGCTAACATTTCCCGCATCGCCGATCGTTTGAAAAGATCGGGTTTATACATGGGACAGGCTGATGAGCAGGAATCGCAAAACGTTTATTTCATTTCTGAAACAATGGCCGCGGCAATATTCGGACAAGCCGCTTTCGATACTTACAAAGCTAGCCCGAAAGAAAGCTTGAAATCATTAGAAAGCAAAACTCCCCTGGAAATCGAGCTAAAAAAGAAAACCGATGAAACAAAATCGTCCAATGTATTAGGTTACTTGGAAGGAACGGATAAAAAGGATGAAATCGTGTTTATTACGGCTCACTACGACCACCTGGGAACGCATGACGGGCAAATTTACTACGGCGCCGATGACGACGGTTCCGGTACCGTCTCCGTTATAGAAATGGCCCAGGCCTTCACCGAGGCTAAAAAAGCCGGTCACGGACCGAGAAGAAGCATGGTGTTTATGACGGTTTCCGGCGAAGAAAAGGGCTTGCTCGGCTCCCGCTATTATACGGAACACCCTATTTATCCACTGGAAAAAACCGTCGTAGATCTGAATATAGACATGGTGGGAAGGGTTGATCCGGCGAAAGTGGCCGATACAAATTACATATATATAATTGGTGATGATAAGTTGAGTTCTGAACTACGTCCGATAAGTGAAGCCGCTAACAAGATCACGAACCTTGAATTGGATTATAAATACAATGATCCCAATGATCCTAACCGTTTTTATTACCGTTCAGATCATTACATGTTTGCGCAACATAACATCCCGATTATCTTCTATTTCAACGGTGTACATGAAGATTATCACAAGCCGACAGATACGGTGGATAAAATTCATTATGAACTGATGGCTAAAAGGGCCCAGCTAGTATTTTATACCGCCTGGGAGATCGCTAACCGTGAAGATAAGCTGCCGGTAGACAGGCACGAGAAATAA
- the rpiB gene encoding ribose 5-phosphate isomerase B: MENKSFNLSLPIAIGSDHAGYDYKEELISFLEAKGLQVNDFGPFSKDSVDYPDFAHPVANAVEKGEAAFGILICGSANGVAITANKHQGIRAGLSWGEEIARLVRQHNDANILCIPARFVDVALATQMTDIFMNTEFEGGRHANRVHKIACS, translated from the coding sequence ATGGAAAACAAAAGCTTTAACCTGTCGCTCCCAATCGCAATTGGGAGCGACCATGCAGGTTACGATTATAAAGAGGAGTTGATCTCCTTTCTTGAAGCGAAAGGTTTGCAAGTCAATGATTTCGGACCTTTTTCCAAGGATTCGGTGGATTATCCCGATTTTGCCCATCCCGTTGCCAATGCAGTTGAAAAAGGCGAAGCCGCCTTCGGTATACTGATCTGCGGTAGCGCAAACGGTGTAGCCATCACGGCAAACAAACACCAAGGTATCAGGGCCGGCTTAAGCTGGGGGGAAGAAATTGCACGCCTCGTTCGTCAACACAACGATGCCAACATCTTGTGTATCCCTGCCCGCTTCGTGGATGTTGCCCTGGCAACCCAAATGACGGATATTTTTATGAACACCGAATTTGAAGGCGGTAGGCATGCCAACCGCGTGCACAAGATAGCCTGTAGCTAA
- the tatC gene encoding twin-arginine translocase subunit TatC, with product MFKKIFANNQDKAEMSFFDHLEELRWHLVRSAFAIVILSVFGFIFTKEFLDYIVFGPTQDWFPTYHWLCKFSNSVGLGDKLCISPTDFNFQNPKMAGQVMLQFKLAFILGLVGAFPYIFWEFWRFVKPALKEKERNGAQGLIFWISFQFFLGILFSYFLIAPFTINFLAGYTITDNVQNFFFIDDYFSLLTQIVIGMGVLFELPILVFFLTKIGFLTPSFMRKYRRHAIVIILVLAAIITPPDVIDQLLVFIPLYTLYEISIIVSKRAMKGREEKEDVEEWS from the coding sequence ATGTTTAAAAAGATTTTCGCCAATAATCAGGATAAGGCAGAGATGTCATTTTTCGATCACCTGGAGGAGTTACGTTGGCATTTGGTTAGATCGGCTTTCGCTATCGTGATTTTAAGCGTTTTCGGCTTCATCTTTACGAAGGAATTCTTAGATTATATCGTATTTGGTCCCACGCAGGATTGGTTTCCAACTTACCATTGGTTATGTAAATTCAGTAATTCCGTCGGGTTAGGAGACAAATTATGTATTTCGCCGACGGACTTCAATTTCCAAAACCCGAAGATGGCCGGGCAGGTAATGTTGCAATTTAAACTGGCCTTCATATTGGGTCTTGTAGGCGCTTTTCCATACATATTCTGGGAATTTTGGCGCTTCGTAAAACCGGCGTTGAAAGAAAAGGAAAGAAATGGCGCGCAAGGCCTGATCTTCTGGATTTCTTTCCAGTTTTTCCTGGGGATATTATTCAGTTACTTTTTAATTGCCCCATTTACAATTAATTTCTTAGCAGGATATACAATAACCGATAATGTTCAGAATTTCTTTTTTATCGATGACTACTTCTCCTTGCTGACCCAGATAGTAATCGGTATGGGGGTGTTGTTTGAACTGCCCATCTTGGTGTTCTTTTTAACCAAGATCGGCTTTTTGACGCCTAGTTTCATGCGTAAATACCGCCGCCATGCTATCGTGATCATCCTCGTTTTAGCAGCGATAATTACCCCGCCGGATGTGATCGATCAATTGTTGGTATTCATACCTTTGTATACATTATACGAGATCAGTATCATTGTTTCTAAAAGGGCAATGAAAGGACGTGAAGAAAAAGAAGATGTTGAAGAATGGTCCTAA
- a CDS encoding hemolysin family protein, whose amino-acid sequence MDITTVIFLVLTLLLTGLFAGVETAFANINKLSVELRKKQGRTTGRILAGFIENPARLLATSLIGLCIMTVIYGMLVAGLLDPVWNYFWDTEYQERIRPALIFAEVIIASIVMLFFGFFIPRSIFRSRPEGMLSFFALPISVLAKPLYVIGNVLVSISEWILKYLFNVRLIDSDQPFIRVDVEQFTRQSQQHMNENQDLNTELFENALSLVHVKIRGCLIPRKEIEAVDINNDIGTVKRKLIETKLSKIIVYDKNIDNILGYVHQLDIFKNPPDIKSVIHEIIAVPETMSAIDLLNKFNKEHRSIAWVVDEFGGTAGIVTIEDVLEEIFGEIKDEHDVEEFVERQIAEKEYIFSGRLELDYLNEKYGFNFPEDESETLSGYIIAHHEKIPKNKERIIIDDYEFDIISVTDTRIEMVKMKKFN is encoded by the coding sequence ATGGATATTACTACGGTTATCTTTCTAGTGCTAACATTGTTACTGACCGGTTTATTTGCCGGTGTAGAAACCGCCTTTGCAAACATCAACAAGCTAAGTGTAGAGCTGCGTAAAAAGCAAGGTCGCACCACGGGTCGTATCTTGGCTGGATTTATAGAAAACCCCGCCCGGCTTTTGGCTACCAGTTTAATCGGTTTATGTATCATGACCGTGATTTACGGGATGTTGGTGGCCGGCTTGTTGGACCCGGTTTGGAATTATTTTTGGGATACGGAATACCAGGAGCGTATCCGTCCTGCCCTGATCTTCGCAGAAGTGATCATCGCCTCCATCGTGATGTTATTTTTCGGCTTTTTTATCCCGAGGAGTATTTTCCGTTCAAGGCCGGAAGGGATGCTGAGTTTCTTCGCATTGCCAATTTCCGTTTTGGCTAAACCTTTATATGTAATCGGCAATGTTTTGGTCTCCATCTCCGAATGGATACTGAAATACTTGTTTAACGTGCGGTTGATTGATTCGGATCAGCCATTTATCCGCGTTGATGTCGAACAGTTTACAAGGCAGTCGCAGCAACATATGAATGAAAATCAAGACTTGAATACGGAGTTGTTCGAAAATGCCCTATCATTAGTTCATGTAAAGATCCGGGGTTGCCTCATCCCGCGTAAAGAGATCGAGGCGGTGGATATCAATAATGATATCGGGACTGTAAAACGGAAATTAATCGAGACGAAATTGTCTAAAATTATCGTGTATGATAAGAATATAGATAACATCTTGGGATACGTTCACCAGCTGGATATATTTAAGAACCCTCCCGATATAAAGTCAGTGATCCATGAAATAATAGCTGTTCCTGAAACAATGAGCGCTATAGACTTGTTAAATAAGTTTAATAAAGAGCATCGCAGTATTGCCTGGGTGGTTGATGAGTTTGGAGGGACCGCGGGCATCGTTACGATAGAGGACGTGTTGGAAGAGATTTTCGGGGAGATCAAGGATGAACATGACGTGGAGGAATTCGTTGAAAGACAGATTGCTGAGAAGGAATATATATTTTCCGGACGGTTGGAGCTGGATTACCTGAACGAGAAATACGGGTTCAATTTCCCGGAAGACGAAAGCGAAACTTTATCTGGCTACATTATTGCTCACCACGAGAAAATCCCGAAGAACAAGGAACGGATTATTATAGATGATTACGAGTTTGACATTATCAGTGTGACAGATACGAGGATTGAGATGGTTAAAATGAAAAAATTTAATTAA
- the gmk gene encoding guanylate kinase — protein MASKHKIIIVTAPSGAGKTTIVRKLLSSMPVLEFSVSAATRAPRGNEQDGKDYYFMSPEAFQQKIEENAFAEYEMVYAGKYYGTLKSELQRIWDDGRVPMVDIDVKGALSIKEKYHGDALTVFIEPPSIDALRERLSERGTENQASIEERLGKAKYELSFAREFDYIVINEVLETAYQEVRSIIENFLNS, from the coding sequence ATGGCTTCGAAGCATAAAATCATTATCGTAACAGCGCCATCAGGCGCCGGTAAAACCACCATTGTAAGGAAATTATTGAGCAGCATGCCCGTGCTGGAGTTTTCCGTTTCAGCGGCTACACGCGCCCCCAGGGGGAATGAACAAGATGGGAAAGACTATTACTTTATGAGTCCCGAAGCATTCCAACAGAAAATCGAGGAAAATGCTTTTGCCGAATACGAGATGGTATACGCCGGGAAGTATTACGGTACGCTTAAAAGTGAATTGCAAAGGATCTGGGACGATGGAAGGGTGCCAATGGTGGATATCGATGTAAAAGGAGCTTTGTCGATCAAGGAAAAGTATCATGGGGATGCTTTGACTGTATTTATCGAACCCCCTTCTATAGATGCATTGCGCGAAAGGTTGAGCGAAAGGGGAACGGAAAACCAGGCATCGATAGAAGAAAGGCTTGGGAAAGCGAAATATGAATTATCATTTGCCCGTGAATTTGATTATATTGTAATAAATGAAGTCTTGGAAACTGCTTATCAAGAAGTTAGGTCGATCATTGAGAATTTCTTGAACAGTTAA
- the murA gene encoding UDP-N-acetylglucosamine 1-carboxyvinyltransferase, with the protein MSSAFEVRGGQRLSGEIIPQGAKNEALQIISAVLLTPEKVVIHNIPDILDVNLMIELLGDMGVKLNRISRSVCEFQADEVDFEYMHSPEFKKKTGKLRGSVMFAGPLLARFGKAFIPKPGGDKIGRRRLDTHIIGFEKLGAKFVYETGDNYFRLESEQLKGAYMLLDEPSVTGTANIVMAAVMAKGTTTIYNAACEPYLQQLCKMLNGMGAKISGVGSNLLTIEGVTYLGGCEHTMLPDMIEIGSFIGLAAMTQSEITIKNAGIQHLGIIPEKFQQLGIQMEFRGDDIYIPSQEQYEIQTFIDGSILTISDHPWPGFTPDLLSIVLVVATQAKGSVLVHQKMFESRLFFVDKLIDMGAQIILCDPHRAAVIGLNRTHELRGITMTSPDIRAGVSLLIAALSAEGKSTIHNIDQIDRGYQYIDERLRNLGADIKRV; encoded by the coding sequence GTGAGTAGCGCTTTCGAAGTAAGAGGCGGGCAACGCCTTTCCGGTGAAATTATACCACAGGGTGCTAAGAATGAAGCCTTGCAAATTATCAGCGCCGTTCTTTTGACACCCGAAAAAGTAGTCATCCATAACATTCCCGATATCTTGGACGTCAACCTAATGATCGAATTGTTAGGTGATATGGGCGTTAAGCTCAATAGGATTTCCCGTTCTGTTTGCGAATTCCAGGCTGATGAGGTAGATTTCGAGTACATGCATTCTCCCGAGTTTAAGAAAAAGACGGGGAAGCTGCGTGGCTCGGTGATGTTTGCAGGCCCCTTATTGGCCCGGTTTGGTAAAGCTTTTATTCCAAAACCGGGTGGCGATAAGATCGGCCGCCGCAGGTTGGATACGCATATCATCGGTTTTGAAAAATTAGGCGCCAAGTTTGTTTACGAAACGGGCGATAATTATTTCAGGTTAGAAAGCGAGCAACTGAAAGGCGCGTACATGCTTTTGGACGAACCTTCAGTTACCGGTACGGCCAATATCGTGATGGCGGCAGTGATGGCAAAAGGGACTACTACCATTTATAATGCCGCTTGCGAACCTTACCTGCAACAACTTTGTAAGATGCTCAACGGCATGGGCGCCAAGATCTCCGGCGTTGGTTCCAACCTGTTGACCATTGAAGGGGTTACTTACCTCGGTGGATGCGAGCATACAATGTTGCCGGATATGATCGAGATCGGCTCTTTCATCGGTTTAGCAGCCATGACTCAAAGTGAGATCACCATCAAAAATGCCGGGATTCAACACCTGGGTATTATCCCAGAAAAGTTCCAACAGTTAGGCATACAGATGGAGTTCCGGGGAGATGATATTTATATCCCCTCGCAGGAACAATACGAAATACAAACATTCATCGACGGTTCTATACTCACCATTTCCGATCACCCTTGGCCAGGCTTTACACCTGACCTCTTGAGTATCGTTTTAGTGGTAGCAACACAAGCGAAAGGCAGCGTGTTGGTGCACCAGAAGATGTTTGAAAGCAGGTTGTTCTTCGTCGATAAATTGATCGATATGGGTGCGCAGATTATCCTTTGTGATCCACATCGCGCGGCCGTAATTGGCTTGAATAGGACACACGAACTAAGAGGAATCACGATGACATCGCCAGATATCCGTGCCGGCGTCAGCTTATTAATCGCCGCATTGAGTGCAGAAGGGAAAAGCACGATTCATAACATTGATCAAATCGATCGCGGTTATCAATATATAGATGAACGCTTGAGGAATTTAGGTGCTGATATCAAAAGGGTGTAA
- a CDS encoding DUF4290 domain-containing protein — translation MEYNTTRNHLIMREYGRNIQKMVEFLLSIKDKEQRQRNAFALIELMGTLNPHLRNVEDFRHKLWDHLFLISDFKLDVESPYPIPTRESLKAKPDPLPYPKKYPEFRHIGKNLEMVIKKAIEEEDPEKKEGFTQCVGNYMKLAYANWHKENVHDDAIRTELSAITDSQLQYQTGLGSASFSSGDNYRSSGSGGSNKRKNFQQGSKFKGGSNNNKGNKHNKYKNRNK, via the coding sequence ATGGAATATAATACCACACGCAATCATTTAATTATGCGGGAGTATGGCAGGAATATCCAGAAAATGGTAGAATTTCTGCTGTCCATCAAAGATAAGGAGCAGCGCCAACGCAATGCTTTTGCGCTAATAGAGTTGATGGGAACTTTGAACCCGCACTTGAGAAATGTCGAAGACTTTCGCCATAAATTATGGGATCATTTATTCTTGATCTCCGATTTTAAACTGGATGTGGAATCCCCTTACCCCATCCCTACCCGCGAATCTTTAAAGGCCAAACCGGATCCTTTACCGTACCCAAAAAAATACCCGGAGTTCCGGCATATCGGGAAGAACCTGGAAATGGTTATCAAGAAAGCCATAGAAGAAGAAGATCCGGAAAAGAAAGAAGGCTTTACCCAATGCGTCGGCAATTACATGAAACTGGCTTATGCTAACTGGCATAAGGAAAATGTTCATGATGACGCTATTAGGACTGAATTGTCTGCCATCACGGACAGCCAGTTGCAATATCAAACCGGCCTGGGCAGCGCAAGTTTCAGTAGCGGCGATAATTACCGTTCTTCAGGTTCAGGCGGCAGCAACAAGCGCAAGAATTTCCAACAAGGAAGCAAATTCAAAGGCGGTAGTAACAACAACAAAGGAAATAAGCATAATAAATACAAAAATAGGAACAAGTGA
- a CDS encoding SDR family oxidoreductase yields the protein MNLSLTGNHALICGSSQGLGLASAQEIALLGADCTLVARNEETLKTALASLDTSKGQQHRYFSIDFSNLSAVKEWIQSLVQEKPVHILVNNSGGPAGGPITGAQPEAFLNAFQQHVIVNQLLVQAVIPGMKSKKYGRIIQIISTSVKAPIKNLGVSNTIRAAVANWAKTLAGELAPYGITVNNVLPGSMTTDRLFSLFKAQAAARQVGEKEIEAEWLKEIPMGRFGDPREFGAAVAFLASPAGSYITGINLPVDGGRSPSL from the coding sequence ATGAATTTATCATTGACAGGAAATCATGCGCTGATCTGCGGCAGTTCACAGGGCTTAGGTCTAGCTTCTGCACAAGAAATCGCTTTATTGGGCGCTGATTGTACACTCGTGGCTAGAAATGAAGAAACGTTGAAAACGGCCCTGGCTTCACTTGATACATCGAAAGGACAACAACATCGTTATTTTTCCATCGATTTTTCCAACCTTTCGGCCGTAAAAGAATGGATCCAATCTTTAGTGCAGGAAAAACCGGTACACATCCTGGTCAATAATTCCGGTGGACCTGCCGGCGGGCCAATCACCGGGGCTCAACCTGAAGCCTTTCTCAATGCCTTCCAACAGCATGTGATCGTGAATCAATTATTGGTGCAGGCAGTCATTCCGGGAATGAAATCCAAAAAGTATGGGAGGATTATACAAATAATTTCCACCTCGGTTAAAGCCCCCATTAAAAACCTCGGCGTTTCTAATACCATCCGCGCCGCCGTGGCCAACTGGGCAAAAACTTTAGCCGGGGAATTAGCACCCTACGGGATCACGGTCAACAATGTGCTGCCCGGCTCGATGACTACGGATCGATTATTCAGCTTATTCAAAGCGCAAGCAGCCGCTAGGCAGGTGGGAGAAAAGGAGATCGAGGCCGAATGGCTGAAGGAAATACCGATGGGGAGATTCGGTGATCCAAGGGAGTTTGGCGCCGCCGTTGCTTTCCTAGCCAGCCCGGCCGGGAGCTATATTACGGGGATCAACCTCCCGGTAGATGGTGGACGCAGCCCAAG